Below is a genomic region from Paraburkholderia phenazinium.
GGGATTCGCACCGCCGATATGTCGAGCTGGCTCAACGGCCATCAACGCATTGTGCGTGTGATGCCCAATACGCCGGCGCTGATCGGCATGGGTGTGGCGGGTCTTTCGGCGACTGGCAGCGTCGACGCTGCGGATCGTGCACTGGCGACTCAAGTGTTAGGCGCCGTGGGCCAGACCGTCTGGTTCGACGATGAAGCGAAGATCGACGCCGTAACCGCCATCTCGGGCAGCGGCCCGGCCTACGTGTTCTACTTCATCGAAGCGCTGCAGGAAGCCGCGCGCCAGCTCGGCATGGACGAAGCGCAAGGCCGCGCGCTGGCTGTTGCGACGTTCACAGGTGCGGCGCAACTGGCGGCTCAGTCAGACGAGCCACCCAGCGTGTTGCGCGAACGGGTGACGTCAAAAGGCGGCACCACTGCAGCGGCGCTCGTTTCGTTTGAGGCAAGTGGGATCAAGGATGCGATTGTGCGCGGCGTGCTGGCGGCCGATGCACGCGCCAAGGAAATGGGCGACGAGTTCGGCAAGCAATAAAGCGGCGTTGCTGCTGGCCGCGCCGACCCGCGCCGGGTTCTTACGAAAACACTGCGGCGCCGCAGGTCCTTCGCGCCGCAGGAAGTCCCCTTCGGCGTGCGTTGGCGCGGCGAAGCGCCAGGTTAAGAGCGCTCAGAACGAGGCCGCGGCGTAGTGCGCGGCAATCCCCGCGAACAGCGCCCCGCCCAGCCAGTTGTTATGGCGGAAGGCGGCAAAGCACGCCATGCGGTCACGGTTGCGAATCAGCGTGTAGTGGTAGACAGCGCAGCCCGCGGCAGCCACCCAGCCGAGCCAGTACAACCAGCCAAAACCGAGCGTGAGACCAATCCGGATATAAATCCCGAGTGTCAGCGCATAGCACAGCATGATCGCGAAAACGTCGTAGCGGCCGAAGGTCAGCGCCGAA
It encodes:
- the proC gene encoding pyrroline-5-carboxylate reductase, whose amino-acid sequence is MKIAFIGGGNMAAAIIGGLIRHGVAPTDLYAIDPNEEARKRNEQQFGIRTGAAADAALAPFDAIVLAVKPQVLKVVAEGLAPHLGATQVVISIAAGIRTADMSSWLNGHQRIVRVMPNTPALIGMGVAGLSATGSVDAADRALATQVLGAVGQTVWFDDEAKIDAVTAISGSGPAYVFYFIEALQEAARQLGMDEAQGRALAVATFTGAAQLAAQSDEPPSVLRERVTSKGGTTAAALVSFEASGIKDAIVRGVLAADARAKEMGDEFGKQ